A DNA window from Impatiens glandulifera chromosome 7, dImpGla2.1, whole genome shotgun sequence contains the following coding sequences:
- the LOC124909617 gene encoding uncharacterized mitochondrial protein AtMg00810-like — translation MSDSKPLNTPISSRSSLSLHDGDTLPKPFLYRNIIGAHQYLVLTRLELAFGFNRVCKFMQSPTTTHWSTIKRILHYLRHISHHGLLIRPTYSLDISAFSNSDWDGCPDDHRSTTDYCIFLGDNLISWTSKKQQVITRTEFEYRALAHATPELI, via the coding sequence ATGAGTGACTCAAAACCTCTTAATACTCCAATCTCTTCTAGGTCATCTTTATCTCTCCATGATGGCGACACTCTTCCTAAACCATTTTTGTACCGCAACATTATTGGTGCTCACCAATACTTGGTTCTTACTCGACTTGAACTAGCATTTGGTTTCAACCGTGTCTGCAAATTCATGCAGTCTCCTACTACCACTCATTGGTCTACAATAAAAAGAATACTCCATTACCTTCGTCATATTTCTCATCATGGACTCCTCATTCGTCCAACATATTCTCTTGATATATCTGCATTTTCTAACTCGGACTGGGATGGTTGTCCGGACGATCATCGCTCCACAACCGACTACTGCATATTTCTTGGTGACAATCTTATTTCTTGGACTTCAAAGAAACAACAAGTTATTACTCGTACCGAGTTTGAATATCGAGCTCTAGCTCATGCCACTCCTGAACTCATTTAG